CATAACGATTGCCACCTTCCTTGGCTCAATTTTTTTACTGCAATTCGTCAAACAGGAATTTTTCCCGGCATCCGACCGGCCGGAATTTATTGTTGATTTGCGGCTGGCGGAAGGCTCGTCTTTGCAGGCCACAGAGCAGGAATCCGCCCGGTTTGCCCAAACTCTTGCCGGTAACCCTAATATTGTCAATTACACTTACTATATTGGTCAGAGTGCCCCCCGGTTTATATTAACAGCAGAACCCACACTTCCCAGCAATAACTTCGCGCAATTTGTCATTGTAACCAAGGATGTCGCCGCGCGCAATGAATTAATGGCCGATATCCGTGAATTGCTCGCCGTCGATTTTCCCACGGTGCGCAGCAATCTCCGCGTCCTCCAGACAGGCCCCAACTCGCCTTATCCGGTCATGCTCAGAGTAAGCGGCTATGAGCATGACAAGGTCCGTGAAATAGCCGGTCAGGTGCGCGATATCCTGTCCGAAAATCCCGATCTAAAAGATATCAACCTGGACTGGAACGAAAAAAATAAAGTCATGCACTTGGAGATTGACCAGGATAAAGCCCGTATGCTGGGTATTGACAGCCAAACCCTATCCTCAAGCCTGCAGGCCATGCTGTCAGGCTCAACCATCAGCCAATTCCGGGAGCAAGACAGAACGGTAAACATTATGTTTAGAGTTGATGTGCAAAACCGCAATGACTTGTCCAAAATCAAAGACCTTAATATTCATCTTGCCAATGGTACGTATGTTCCGTTAGACCAAATCGCCAAAATTAGCTATGGCGCTGAAGAAGGCTTAATCTGGCGCCGGGATTTAAAACCAACCATAACGGTGCAAGCCAACACCCGGGAGGGTGTTCTCGGCAATAATGCCACTACTGCTGCCTATGCCAGCCTGTCGGAACTTAGAACCTCGCTTCCCGCCGGTTATGACATTGTCGTCGGCGGGCCTAAGGAAATGAGCCAGAAGGCTACCCGCTGGCTGATGCAGCCTGTGCCGGCCATGATCATCCTGATCGTTACTTTACTGATGCTTCAGCTCCAGAGTATATCCAAGACAATACTCACGCTGCTGACCGCTCCGCTGGGAATTATCGGGGTAAGCGTAGGGCTGTTGTTGACCGGCCGGCCGCTTGGTTTTGTGGTAGAACTTGGTATTTTGGCCCTGTCGGGGATTATTATGCGGAACTCTGTCATTCTCATTGACCAGATTGACCAGCATCTTAAAGCCGGAGAGCCGCTCTGGGATGCGATCATCAATGCAACGATCGCCAGATTCCGGCCAATCATGCTTACCGCAGCAGCGGCTATTTTGGGCATGCTTCCCCTGGTTTCCAGCATTTTCTGGGGACCTATGGCAATATCAATCGCCGCCGGACTATTTGGGGCAACCATTTTGACGCTCTTAGTTCTGCCGGCAATGTATGCCGCCTGGTTCAAGGCCGAACCGACGGAAGAATAATACTATGACCGAAATGGGGCTATTATAGCCAGCTGCGCCTGCGAAAAAAACTTAATAAAAATGCGGCTACGCCGATCATCAGCCCCAATACCGCCGGATAACCCCAGGCAAAGCTTAATTCTGGCATATAGTGGAAATTCATGCCATATACGCCGGCAATAAAATTAAGCGGTATAAAAATGGTCGATATAATGGTCAGTACTTTCATAACTTCACCCAGCCGGTTATTGACACTGGATAAATAAATATCAAGTAAGCCGGAAACCATATCCCGGTACATTTCAATGGTATCAATTACCTGAATTGTGTGGTCATAGATATCGCGAATGTAAATGCGGGTTTCATCGCTGAAAACCGTTGAATCGCCCCGCTGAACTGCGTTAATTACCTCCCTGAGCGGCCATACCGACTTTCGCAAAAACAGCAATTCGGTTTTCAGATTATGAATGTTCTGCACCAGCGTCGAGTCCGAGGTTAAAATTACCCGATCCTCCAGCTCTTCGATCTGGTTTCCGAAAAACTCCAGCACAGTATAGTAATTATCAGTGATCGCATCTAACAGCAGATAAGCCAAATAATCGGCCCTGATATTGCGCAGCCTGCCTTGGGTACTACAAATACGGTTTTTAACTGCGTCAAAAATTCCGCTGTTTACTTCCTGAAAAGAAATAATATAGTTTTCGCCAACAATCAGACTAATCTGTTGAATGTCGACACTATGGCCATCATCGGCCGGCGCGAGCGTCTTTAACACCAAATAGGAATACTCGCCATGATCTTCAAACTTTGGCCGCTGGTTGGTATTGACAATATCCTCCTGCACCAGTGGATGGATGCCAAAAAACGCGCCCAGCTGGGCTACAACCTGTACGTCATGAATCCCATTGACATTAATCCAGTTTACCGGCAGCTTTAAACCATGTCCAATGAATTCGGCAACCCCGGCAAATTTAGTTTCACAGACCTGTCCTTTATCGTATTCAATCAAGGACATTGTCGTCTTTTCCTTCCGGGTCTCGCCAATATACAGTAAGGTTCCCGGCATCATTCCCTGCTTTTGCAATATTCCCCTTAATCTTCTCATAACATCCCTCCAGAAAGGTCCTGCTTCCATTTGTGGCACTTTTCCCGCTGCTGAATATAGTATGGTGAGGTGATAAGATGGCATACTATATCGTAATAGCGCTTAGCCAAAGACGCTTAACACTTTTTAATAACGGTAAGCCGGTTAGAGCATACCCGGTTGGTGTTGGCAAACAGTTATCACCTACACCGACGGGAAGATACCAGATTGTTAATAAACGACCGCATCCCGGCGGCGCTTTCGGCGCAATGTGGCTCGGACTGAACCTGCCGCACTATGGCATCCACGGTACCAACAATCCTTCATCCATCGGCGGCTTTGTATCAAAAGGCTGTATCCGCATGTATAATCATGATGTTACCCAGTTGGCAGGGCTGGTTTCTATTGGTACAATGGTGTACATTACCGCATAAAACTGAGGTATTGTTAGAATCGCTGCACTTATACCGGTGCTGCGTTTCTTTTTGTCAATTATCAAAATATTATTATATTGTAAAACAGGCAGGGGCATAAATACACTTAGCGAATTAATATCTTAATATAACAAGCGAACTGAGGAGGAGGAATACATTGCGGCACGATTGGTTTAACTTACCCCCCGGCCAGGTGGTCCAGGAACTCAAATCAGACCAGACTGCCGGTCTGTCGACGCAGCAGGCTGCGGAACAGCTAAATTCGCATGGCTATAACGAACTCCAGGAAAAAGCGCGCGAAAGTCTTTTCAGTAAGCTGATTGGTCAGTTCAAGGATTTTCTCGTCCTGATCCTGATTGTTGCCAGCCTGGTCTCAGCTTTTTTGGGAGAAATTGTTGATTCAGTAGCTATTCTGGTCATTGTCATACTGAATGCTGTTTTAGGCATCGTTCAGGAAAGTAAAGCTGAAAAAGCGCTGGCCGCCTTAAAACAAATGAGCGCGCCTAACAGCAAAGTAATCCGGGACGGTAAAACGATCAGCATCCCGGCCAGGGACCTGGTGCCAGGCGATCTTGTACTGGTCGAAGCCGGCGACCGCATACCGGCCGACCTGCGCATACTGGAAACATTCAGCCTCAAAGTCGAAGAAGCTTCCTTAACCGGGGAATCGGTACCGGTAGAAAAATCATCGCTGCCCCTCAATGGAGATGTAGCCCTGGCGGACCGCACAAATATGGCCTTTATGAGTACTTTGGTCACTTACGGCCGGGCTAAAGGCATAGTGGTCGCAACAGCGATGCAGACCGAAATCGGCAAAATAGCCAATCTTCTGCAAACCGGTGAAAAAGAAATTACACCCCTGCAAAGAAAGCTGGGGGAATTTAGCAAGACCCTGGGAGTTGCCTGTCTTGGCGTATGTACGCTGGTGTTCTTTCTGGGCATTTACAATGCCTTCAAGGCCGCCGGAAGCATTTCCGGGCCGGATGTGCAACTCATGTTAATGACGGCAATCAGTCTGGCCGTAGCTGCCATCCCCGAAGGGCTGCCGGCTGTCGTCACGATCGTACTCGCCCTAGGAATGCAGCGTATGGCCCGTAAAAACAGTATTGTCCGCAAACTCCATGCAGTAGAAACCTTAGGCAGTATAACGGTAATTTGTTCCGATAAGACAGGGACGCTGACCCAAAATCAGATGACAGTTACCAAAGCATATGCCAATGGTAAAGTATATGATTTAAGTGGGGAAGGCTATGACCCAAGCGGTGAGATACGCCTCAATAGCCACCAAGCCGAGCTGGGCAGGGAACAGGACCTTGCGTTATTGCTGCAAGGCATCGCCTTATGTAATGACGCCAAACTGACCCGTCATTCCGACACCAATGCCTGGGGTATTATTGGCGACCCGACCGAAGGGGCCTTACTTACAGCCGCCGCAAAAGCCGGCATTACCCAGGAAGGCATTACACTCCAGTTTCCCCGGGTAAAAGAATTGCCGTTTGATTCCGGCCGTAAAATGATGACGACAATTCATTCCTTTGGTCAGGACTATCTGGCCTTTACCAAAGGAGCCCCTGATATTTTAATTAGCCGCTGCACCAAAATTATGGCTGAAAACCAGATCAGGCCCCTTGATGCCGAAATGATCAGCCAACTGCAGCAAATCAACCATGATTTGGCCGGGCAGGCCTTGCGGGTTTTGGCGGTGGCCTGTCGTCAATATGCACAGCTGCCTGTTTCTACTGATTCTGAGCAGCTTGAAAACGACTTAGTGCTCATTGGCCTGGTCGGTATGATCGATCCGCCGCGCAGTGAAGCCCGGGAGGCGGTAAAAGTTTGCGTAAATGCGGGAATACGGCCGATTATGATTACCGGCGACCATCAGGATACCGCCCAGGCCATTGCTCTGGATCTTGGAATTATCACCGACAAAAACCAATCAATGACCGGCAAACAGCTTGATCAGCTATCTAAACCGGAGCTGTCTGAGGCAGTCAAACATACCAGCGTTTTTGCCAGAGTATCACCGGAAAACAAAGTGGCCATTGTCGAGGCCCTCAAAGCCAATAATCAAATTGTTGCAATGACCGGCGACGGCATAAATGATGCGCCGGCTTTAAAAAAGGCCGATATTGGCGTAGCAATGGGGATAACCGGTACAGACGTAACCAAAGAAACAGCCGATATGGTGGTCACCGACGATAATTTCGCCACCATTGTGTCCGCCGTAGAAGAAGGACGCACCATTTTTGCCAATATCCGCAAATTTATTGCCTTTTTGTTATCCTGCAATCTCTCGGAGGTATTGGTTATTTTCATTGCCATGCTGTTGGGCTGGCCAATTCCCTTGCTGCCAATCCAGCTGCTGTGGGTAAATCTGGTAACCGATGCCTTCCCGGCGCTGGCGCTCGGCATGGAGAAAAAAGAATCCGATATCATGAAACTGCCGCCCCGCGATCCTTCGGAGCCCATTGTCAATAAACCCTCGCTCTTCATGATTGGACTGCAAAGCCTGGCAATCACCGTGGTAGTATTGGGCGCCTTCGCTTACGGTTACTTCAGTCACAATGATGATATAAGCACAGCGCGGACCTTCGCTTTTATTACCTTGGTCAATAGTCAGCTGCTTTGCGCGTATGCCGCCCGCTCGGCTCATTTTTCAGTATTTAAGGCCGGACTGTTTAGCAATAAATATATGAACATGGCGGTTGCTTTTTCTTTCCTGCTGATGCTCATCGCCATCGGACCGCTCGAAGCCATCTTCAAAACCCAGCCTTTGTCAGTCCAGGACTGGCTGATCATTGCAGGATTATCCCCGCTGCCCTTCCTGGTTGCCGAAATAGGCAAGTTAATTTACTTCAAACAAAAATAACGAAAAAAACGAGTCTGATTTACAGGCTCGTTTTTTTATGCGTTTATTCGTATAACAGCCCTATATATCTGCAAATTGTACGGTTTAGCAGGAAAGAAATTACCTTTATGGAATCAAATAATAGTAGAAATATTTCCCAGTGCTTGAAATTTATCGAAAAAGGTGAAAATTGATGAATTTCCTTGAAACCTCATTACTTGCCACAATACTAGCGAGCCTTGCGGTAATATGTATTTATATATACTTGTTTTTACAATATAGACAGCTTTATCTTGCTTTATGGATAAGTGGATGGATTCTACACTTTGGACGTTTTGCCTTCTTCACAACTAACCTGCCAGAAATTGAATTTCCCCTTTTGGTTATATATCAACTTGCAACTATAGTTAGTTGTGTGCTTCTACTTAAAGCCACAAGTTTATTAACTGAAAGAAACTTAAATACCTCTTGGTATTTTTGGGCCGCTATCGCTACAATTTGTAGTGATAGCGCAGCTTATTTAAAATTGTCATTTCTGTTGGCATCATTACCCACTTGTATCTATATTGGGCTACTATATTGTAAAACTGGACTTTTATTTATTAAACATCTTGAAATTCCTGGCATAGGGAAATACGTAACAGGTGTTGCATTCATAATATTAGGAATACATGCAATTGATTTACCATTCCTAATAGAGATTGAGCGGATTGTTCCCTGGGGATTCTTAGTCGATGCTTTACTAAGATTCGTTATCGGTGTTGGTACGTTAATTGTATTTTTTGAAAAAACCCGTAGTGATTTTCTCCTCAAAGATCAAGATTATCGTTTACTTGCAGAAAATGCATCAGATGTTATCTTTAGATGTAAAATTCGTCCTGTATTCGCTTTTGATTATATTAGCCCATCTGTTTTTAAATTAACAGGCTTTTATCCCAGGGAGTTTTATAAATCACCTAAACTTTTACTATCTATTATTTATCCAAGTGATCGCCCTTTGTTAAAAATGTCCTTAAAATCCATTACTTCAATAAAGGGCAACCTCCTTACACTTCGCTTAATTAAACCAAATCAGGAAATTGTCTGGGTGGAACAAAAATCAACACCAATATTTGACAATAAAAATACTTGTATAGGATTAGAAGGTATTGTACGTGATATTTCATCTCGTAAAATTATGGAGCAAGATTTGTCAAGATTAGATCGCCTGAATGCGATAGGACAAATGGCCGCAAGTGTGGCTCATGAAATAAGAAATCCAATGACTACAGTTCGTGGCTACCTACAATTTTTCTCAAATAAACAGGAGTTTTCAAAATACAAATCACAATTCGGATTATTAATAGAAGAACTGGATAGGACTAATCTAATTATAAAAGAATATTTATCTTTAAGCCAACATAAAATAGTTGATTTTAATATTTCTCATCTAAATTCAATAATTGAATCTCTGTATCCTCTCGTTAAGGCCGATGCTAATGGGATGAATAAAGATATTAACTTGTGTTTAAACCCCATTCCAGAGCTTTACATAGACGAAAAAGAAATAAGGCAGCTTATACTTAATTTAGTCCGCAATGGTCTTGAAGCAATGTCATCAGGAGGAATTATTACAATTTCAACCTTCCCTGAAGATGATAAAGTTGTTCTATCTATAAAAGATCAGGGAAATGGTATACCGCTGCACATATTAGAGAATATCGGCAAACCATTTGTATCAACAAAAGAAAATGGTACAGGCCTAGGTCTGGCAATATGTTATCGTATTGCTGAACGCCATCAGGCAAAAATAGCAGTAAAATCAGATTCAACGGGAACAACGTTCTTAATTTATTTTCAATTAACGGCTAAATAATAATAAATTGTAAAAAATCAGCAACCATTCACAGCAGCAGTGGATTGTCTCAATAGTTTTAGTTCTGTCAGAAGAAGGTCTGATTATTCTAGATTATGATCGAAACAGGGTGTCTTTAATGCTTTGGCATTTTTGAGACACCCTGTTTCTTATTGTCAAGTATTTTCACCACTTAAACATTTATTCAACAATAAACTCCATTTTTAGACAAAATTCTATAGGAACATCCTTCTTTTGCTGAGAATCAAATTGTTAAATGGAAGGAGGTGATCTAATGATTATATACAGTTTTTAATTAATGGCTTTAGTTTTCCATGTTTAATTTTTAGGGGGAGTATTAATGGAATTAAAACAAAAATCTGACAACCAAGATAACCCGATTAGGTTTCGTATTGCAAATTCAATAAGAGAAAAAAATGCCATATATCGTTTTCGCTACGATATTTTTGTCAACGAAATGTCCTCTTCTGCCCATTCGGCAGATCATAAAAACAAAAAAGTAATTGATGATCTCGACCAAAATAGTATTCTACTTTATGCATCAGTTGGTTCTGAAATAATAGCAACCGCAAGATTAACAATCTCTGAAACTGAGGATTTCCCAAGTTGGCTATCAGAAATCTTTTGTTTCCCTAAATTCAAACAGATGCTCTATGATTATGAAAATAAAAAAATCGGATTAACAACCAAAATGGCTATATCACAAAAATACCGCGGATCAACCCTTATGTACAGATTAATAGCTGAAATGTACAAAGTTTATAACGAGTTTCAAGTTCAACTCTCTTTTGGCGGAGGTAATCCACGACTAATTCAACTTTATGAAAGAGTAGGCTGGCGCAGATATACAAAAAACTTCACAGAACCAGGCTATGGCCTACTTTTACCACTAGTTTTTATTCATGATGATGTGGCCCACTTAAAATCAGTGCACTCACCTTTATACCGCTTTTTCCCCAAAACACAGCAATCTGTACTAGCTTCACGGTTTAAGCTTGCTTTCCCAGAATCATACAAGCATATTAACTCTCAATTTAAAGACTTGACCCAAAAGTATATTCAATCAATATTTAATAACGAGATTAAACATTTCCCTCCCTTAAACAATTTGAATGAACAAGAACGTAACACATTAATACAGCTCGGAGCGATATTCCACTGCAACGAAGGTGACATCATTACTACTGTAGGGGAAATAAGCAATGAGCTGTATTTTTTGCTTTCGGGTACTTTGTCTGCCACATCCGCATCGTGCTCCCATCTTCTCCAGCCAGGTCATTGCTTTGGCTGCGGAATCAATGGGCCAAAGCCCTATGAACAGCAAATTACGGCTGTTACCGAAGCTGACTTGCTAATCATCTCAAACCCTGTTTTTGCAAAATACAGCCATTTGCATCCTTTAGCAGCCAAAAAGCTATTACAAGCTTCATTAAGCTTACAGCTAATAGTCAATAATCAAGGGAGATGATTACCATGAAAAAAGTTATAGATCTTTTACTTGTCAACAGTTTTGCCCCTAGACAGCGTATAGCTTCTGATGCAGCTTTAGAGAACGGACTTGCTCTAATCAGAACCTTTTTGCAAAGCAAAGGGTTTACTGTTACTGTTATTGATGAGCAAAGGCTGTCCGGCGCTGAACAAGGAGTACCGAAATGGTGCTTCCATTTCTTACGGTTGTTAGTTATTCTACAAATGAAATATTACACCTCATTGAAACACTTAACCCTGTTGTTTTTGCTGCTTGCCTGGCCATTTCAAAGCCTGGCCATTTATAGAAGAAAAAAATACATGGACAAGCTGGGTGATGAAATTGCTCAATATGTATATACAAATTCAATACCTATGGTTGGAATAAAAATTTGGTATGGCGATGCTTATGCCTGGAGCATACAATTAGCAAAAAAGATCAAACGTCAAAATCCGGATACAATCATTGTAGCAGGAGGACCTCAGGTTAAAGTTTATGGAGCGAAAGTCCTTGACGAGGAGATATTTGACTTGGCAATTATGGGCCCTGGCGAATACATTCTTGAAAAGCTGCTTAATATGCTGAGTTCTACCGCAACCAAGCTGGCTTTCCTCGATAAAGTCCACAATCAAATTACCCGGGACCGCCTAATTAGCACTGGAAGCTACAGCCAGCATGGCAGCTATATGTTTGACAATTTTATTATCCCCAAATATAACGAGGAAGATCTTAAGGATAAAATTCTGTTTCATACCTTAGTTGACGGAGTTGGCTGCAGCTGGAACAAATGCAATTTTTGTTCCCATTCCCGTCAAAATGTTACCCATATTCCCAGGCCGGTTGAAGAAATTTATGCTGAAATTCAAACTATGACCAAACAAGGAATTGCCTTTTTTCGTTTCAGCAGTTCAGAAACTCCGTTATCACACGGCAAAGCCATAGCCCACACATTAATGGCTAATAATGCGCATATTCATTATTCAATGTTTGTAAGAGCCGGAAAAGTAACGGAAGAAATTTTCGATATTTACTGCCTCTTAATAAAGTCCGGATTAAGAGCCGTATTTATGGGAGGCGAAACAGGCCATGATGTAATTAATGAAAAGGTAATGAACAAAGGGGTTACCAGAAAAGATATCATTGAAACCATTCAATGCATCAAGTTAGCTGCTGCTAAAGTGGCACAACCTTGCAAAATTGGGCTGTCACTCATTTACCCGACACCTATTGTCGGCCCAATTACCTTTCAAGACGTATTCCAGGCAAACATCACCATGATCGAACAAACCCTGCCTGATACGGTAATCATTAATCCGCCCGGAGTATTCCCCGGAACCATCTGGTCAGAGCAGGCAGAGCATTTTGGGTTTAAGATTGCGGAGGGTTTCAATACCCAGTTAATGAGTTATGAGTATTCAATTTTTAAACCAGTTAATTTCTGGACAAAGCTAAACTTTTCTTTACATGGCTACGATATGGAAAGCCTGCTGCACGAGTCGGGTAAATTTCGTCAAGCTGTTGAAGGCATGGGCATTCCTACAAACGTTTCCGACGAGTATCTCATGATGCTGACCGCCATCGGTCATGGCTCAAAAACCGATTTGCTGATCTTTAAGAAGCACTCTCTCATCGATATCATGAGCGGTTCATCTCATTACATTAAACAGATTGTCGAAAAAATCAATACTTATAGCCGGAAAATGGCGGCGCAAAATCATACAGTCAACTAACCGGAAGGGACTGGTGCAGTAAAACGCTTGCCCGCAAGCTAAAGCCGGCACTCGGCAATAGCTGCAAGACGTATTCAACCAGGGACAGGTTCCTCGTTCGCAAAAGCAAACAAGGGACCTGTCCCCTTAAATGCTTTCCCGCTCCGGGCCTTCTGCCTGACACTCTTTAAAAATGTTTTGCGACAGGCCCTATTCCCCTCCGCATAGCAATTTTCTTTGCCGGATATATTAACCATGAATGATAATCCTGAAAGGAGACGC
This portion of the Dendrosporobacter quercicolus genome encodes:
- a CDS encoding cyclic nucleotide-binding domain-containing protein is translated as MELKQKSDNQDNPIRFRIANSIREKNAIYRFRYDIFVNEMSSSAHSADHKNKKVIDDLDQNSILLYASVGSEIIATARLTISETEDFPSWLSEIFCFPKFKQMLYDYENKKIGLTTKMAISQKYRGSTLMYRLIAEMYKVYNEFQVQLSFGGGNPRLIQLYERVGWRRYTKNFTEPGYGLLLPLVFIHDDVAHLKSVHSPLYRFFPKTQQSVLASRFKLAFPESYKHINSQFKDLTQKYIQSIFNNEIKHFPPLNNLNEQERNTLIQLGAIFHCNEGDIITTVGEISNELYFLLSGTLSATSASCSHLLQPGHCFGCGINGPKPYEQQITAVTEADLLIISNPVFAKYSHLHPLAAKKLLQASLSLQLIVNNQGR
- a CDS encoding L,D-transpeptidase, with protein sequence MAYYIVIALSQRRLTLFNNGKPVRAYPVGVGKQLSPTPTGRYQIVNKRPHPGGAFGAMWLGLNLPHYGIHGTNNPSSIGGFVSKGCIRMYNHDVTQLAGLVSIGTMVYITA
- a CDS encoding cation-translocating P-type ATPase, which codes for MRHDWFNLPPGQVVQELKSDQTAGLSTQQAAEQLNSHGYNELQEKARESLFSKLIGQFKDFLVLILIVASLVSAFLGEIVDSVAILVIVILNAVLGIVQESKAEKALAALKQMSAPNSKVIRDGKTISIPARDLVPGDLVLVEAGDRIPADLRILETFSLKVEEASLTGESVPVEKSSLPLNGDVALADRTNMAFMSTLVTYGRAKGIVVATAMQTEIGKIANLLQTGEKEITPLQRKLGEFSKTLGVACLGVCTLVFFLGIYNAFKAAGSISGPDVQLMLMTAISLAVAAIPEGLPAVVTIVLALGMQRMARKNSIVRKLHAVETLGSITVICSDKTGTLTQNQMTVTKAYANGKVYDLSGEGYDPSGEIRLNSHQAELGREQDLALLLQGIALCNDAKLTRHSDTNAWGIIGDPTEGALLTAAAKAGITQEGITLQFPRVKELPFDSGRKMMTTIHSFGQDYLAFTKGAPDILISRCTKIMAENQIRPLDAEMISQLQQINHDLAGQALRVLAVACRQYAQLPVSTDSEQLENDLVLIGLVGMIDPPRSEAREAVKVCVNAGIRPIMITGDHQDTAQAIALDLGIITDKNQSMTGKQLDQLSKPELSEAVKHTSVFARVSPENKVAIVEALKANNQIVAMTGDGINDAPALKKADIGVAMGITGTDVTKETADMVVTDDNFATIVSAVEEGRTIFANIRKFIAFLLSCNLSEVLVIFIAMLLGWPIPLLPIQLLWVNLVTDAFPALALGMEKKESDIMKLPPRDPSEPIVNKPSLFMIGLQSLAITVVVLGAFAYGYFSHNDDISTARTFAFITLVNSQLLCAYAARSAHFSVFKAGLFSNKYMNMAVAFSFLLMLIAIGPLEAIFKTQPLSVQDWLIIAGLSPLPFLVAEIGKLIYFKQK
- a CDS encoding B12-binding domain-containing radical SAM protein, which gives rise to MITMKKVIDLLLVNSFAPRQRIASDAALENGLALIRTFLQSKGFTVTVIDEQRLSGAEQGVPKWCFHFLRLLVILQMKYYTSLKHLTLLFLLLAWPFQSLAIYRRKKYMDKLGDEIAQYVYTNSIPMVGIKIWYGDAYAWSIQLAKKIKRQNPDTIIVAGGPQVKVYGAKVLDEEIFDLAIMGPGEYILEKLLNMLSSTATKLAFLDKVHNQITRDRLISTGSYSQHGSYMFDNFIIPKYNEEDLKDKILFHTLVDGVGCSWNKCNFCSHSRQNVTHIPRPVEEIYAEIQTMTKQGIAFFRFSSSETPLSHGKAIAHTLMANNAHIHYSMFVRAGKVTEEIFDIYCLLIKSGLRAVFMGGETGHDVINEKVMNKGVTRKDIIETIQCIKLAAAKVAQPCKIGLSLIYPTPIVGPITFQDVFQANITMIEQTLPDTVIINPPGVFPGTIWSEQAEHFGFKIAEGFNTQLMSYEYSIFKPVNFWTKLNFSLHGYDMESLLHESGKFRQAVEGMGIPTNVSDEYLMMLTAIGHGSKTDLLIFKKHSLIDIMSGSSHYIKQIVEKINTYSRKMAAQNHTVN
- the corA gene encoding magnesium/cobalt transporter CorA yields the protein MRRLRGILQKQGMMPGTLLYIGETRKEKTTMSLIEYDKGQVCETKFAGVAEFIGHGLKLPVNWINVNGIHDVQVVAQLGAFFGIHPLVQEDIVNTNQRPKFEDHGEYSYLVLKTLAPADDGHSVDIQQISLIVGENYIISFQEVNSGIFDAVKNRICSTQGRLRNIRADYLAYLLLDAITDNYYTVLEFFGNQIEELEDRVILTSDSTLVQNIHNLKTELLFLRKSVWPLREVINAVQRGDSTVFSDETRIYIRDIYDHTIQVIDTIEMYRDMVSGLLDIYLSSVNNRLGEVMKVLTIISTIFIPLNFIAGVYGMNFHYMPELSFAWGYPAVLGLMIGVAAFLLSFFRRRSWL
- a CDS encoding PAS domain-containing sensor histidine kinase, giving the protein MNFLETSLLATILASLAVICIYIYLFLQYRQLYLALWISGWILHFGRFAFFTTNLPEIEFPLLVIYQLATIVSCVLLLKATSLLTERNLNTSWYFWAAIATICSDSAAYLKLSFLLASLPTCIYIGLLYCKTGLLFIKHLEIPGIGKYVTGVAFIILGIHAIDLPFLIEIERIVPWGFLVDALLRFVIGVGTLIVFFEKTRSDFLLKDQDYRLLAENASDVIFRCKIRPVFAFDYISPSVFKLTGFYPREFYKSPKLLLSIIYPSDRPLLKMSLKSITSIKGNLLTLRLIKPNQEIVWVEQKSTPIFDNKNTCIGLEGIVRDISSRKIMEQDLSRLDRLNAIGQMAASVAHEIRNPMTTVRGYLQFFSNKQEFSKYKSQFGLLIEELDRTNLIIKEYLSLSQHKIVDFNISHLNSIIESLYPLVKADANGMNKDINLCLNPIPELYIDEKEIRQLILNLVRNGLEAMSSGGIITISTFPEDDKVVLSIKDQGNGIPLHILENIGKPFVSTKENGTGLGLAICYRIAERHQAKIAVKSDSTGTTFLIYFQLTAK